The following is a genomic window from Fusarium verticillioides 7600 chromosome 5, whole genome shotgun sequence.
TTCTTActataattactataatCTATTTTTGATTTTTAAGCTATACTGATTTTAGTCTTCCCTGCCTTTTTAAGCCTATAACTGCTATTCTAGCTATTATAAGGCCTATTATAAAGCCAGTCTTATTAAAGTTCTAGATATTATTTAACTAGATActatactttataattatattttatataagcttaaacTAGCTATAAATAATAGTTAGATCTTTATATTTAGCTCTTTAATAGTTATATTTctaaaataaatatatctTTAGCTCTagttattactttataaagtTATAAGCCTAGCGCTTACTAATAGGTAATATATTACAGTTAGCTAATAGAGAATTAGCTATTTCTTTTATAAAACGCAGTTATAAGGGAAATCCTTATAAATCTAGGTTAAGGAAGAATTAAACTATTATCTATTTCTCTAGATTAGATAGTTTCTATAATTTTAAGATAGAATCGTGTTATAATTAAATGCTATTTTAACGCTATTATAAGGTATAGTAGTAGACTTTATATCTAGTCGCTGCctattatatatttaattttAGGTTATTTTAAAAGGCCTAAAGGGTAAAAAGGATTCTAGCTTTATTTAATTATTATAGTATATTTAGTAGTTAAGAAGTATCTAATTAAATAGAAATGTTATAAGGTAAGGGATTTTTAAGTTACTTACTTATTTAAGTTACTTACTTATTAACTACATTATACTTAAATAATctataataataaagtaTTTTTAGCTATAGTATTActaatatattttataacTAGATTACTATTAGTATTAGCACTTTATTCTAGGTTAATAATCTAGtactttatatataaggctttatatagtaattaaagtattatatatttCTAGCTATATTTACCTTTTACTTATATTTAGTATTTATTATAAGTTTTATATATAGAAAaatttaatttattataaGTTAAAAAGTAATAGcttttacttttataatTAAACCTTTTATATATCTTTAGCCTTAAGATTAATATACTTTTATTTAGTAATAGTTATATATTCTTATTTATTAAGTCTTATAATATCTAGAGGTATTACTCTAATAGTAAAAATAATactataaatataattactaCTTATAGTAGTTTTTTAATAGttttatagtaattataGTAGTAGtactttactttatttattttagGCTTAATAGCTACCttataaattaaataaagtaaGATATTAAGTTACTTATAAAGCTAGCTTATTTAATTTACtatattatttattataattatagtAATAACtaagctattaatataatacttaaatCTAGCTAAATTTAAAGaataatactattattatttattataacTTTTATTAGAtttacttttattattactatagtaatatataaactttattttaaattattatttacttatatttaattaattaattaaacctttttcctttttattattttttaagtttattattaatatttaagGTTAGTTCTTTATTAATTTAGGGTTAAGGTTTATTTACTTTAGACTTAATTATTACTATTATCTTAGGGGAATATTATCCTAGAGGAATGGCCTGTATATTACCTGCAACTGCTATATAATTTCGCTAACCTTAAGTGTTTATTTAGCTAGAATAACACCTGGACTAGAGACCAGGTCGACgatatccttttcttcattcAGGAACCAGtccgtcatcttcagcagTTCCCAGTGACGACAGGGCATGTTGATCGGACAGCCACTGGCATTTCGATGGCGAAGAATGAAGCATCGGTGCAGGAGAGCATTCTTGACTTTCCAGATGAAGTTGCGAGAGAATGGTCGTATGATTGGCTGAGGTCTATTAACCAAGGCGACTTTTGCGTGCAGGTGCGGAGGGTCCTCTGATACGTGATCACCGGAGTAGACCAGGATAACGGCTTTGCTTGGAATGTGCGCCATGATGTAAGTGCTGCGTTAGCTGAATGGCAAAACGAGTTTGCTGGCAAATTGCACTTCCAGAGGCAGGAGGCCTTGTCGTCTTATTTGTCGTAACAGGTCGGGTCTGCTGTGTCCCCCGTGGCTTTGGTCTGATTGTGTCTTTGTCGGGGAGCTTTGATTCCGTGTGTAGTAGTCAAGTTGAGAATTTGGTGCAGGAGTAGACTATGCTCTCAAGGATAGAAACCCCCGTTTTAAGGCGAAAAAACTTTTACTATTCGAACTGTTACACATGAAATCTCTTCATAATCTCATCCAaatgaaaagagaaacaatCTTCCACGGCAGTTGTTCCTATTCACACTGTCTGCATATTGCACAGTATGCAGATATACAATCAAAGGATGTAATTGAGCCAGGAGGTAATTGCACTGTGCCAGTGAAAAGTATTACAGAACAGTTAAGAACAGTAATATGCAAGAACCCAGAGTCTAGACTCTAGCAGCTCTACCACTAGAAACTCCACATAAGTACAATGTCCTTTATCTCTAGCTGTTGAGTAGTGTGTGGCTTATGGCGTGAAGGTCTCGGCTGCATGCATAGATCTTGCTAACAATAACTACAACGGCATCGATAAACTCAGCATCATTATTTAATAATTCAGGGGCTAAGTCTGCCATAGGttatttctttttatttaCGGAAACAGAGGGAATTCTTTCCTGCTTTGTAAGATTCACACTATATATAAATATCGAAATACCCTACGAAATAATAAGATCCTATTATGTCTAAACGTACCATTGATCTGTACTAATTGCCTTTGTCTGGTAACTCGACCACGTCTGTAGCAGGTTTATACAAATCAGGCATTTTATGTTAATTATCTTAACTCTTACCTGAAGTCAACCCCGCCTCCGTTAGGCATTGAATTCTTATCTTAGTTACTTGCTGTAGCTAGATAgtaaaatattatattaattactaacttaatatttatataatatataattaaaacTCTAAAAAGGATTTAGTTATAAGTAActatataaggtattattACTATACTAGGTAAGATAATATAAGTAAAAAactaagtaatatataaagtattatatctAGGTAGCCCTTAGTAGTTCTTTATATTTTAAAGATAAACTATCTTAAAGACTATAATTTAAAGTCTAGAGGGTAAGGTATATAGTCTTATAACAATAATCTGTATTTAGAGCTATTTTAGGCTATTGTTTTAATATAGAATAAGAGAGCAGTCTTATTAGGTTTAACTAATATTTAAATCTTTCCCAATAGAAAAGtttccagagccagagtGCTGGATTCCTCTGCCATAAAAAACATTATAGCCAGCCGATGCGTCACTGAGCGTGGCCGCTTTTCCAGTGGATGTATTCGACACCTCAAGGTCAGACCTTGGATCTATATAGGCGAGCAGCTCTTTTGTACATGCGGCGGCAGTAGCAGCTGCATAGTACTGCCAGTCATCGTTTTTATGAGAGTCGGCGTAATCAGAGATTCCACGGATGACAATAGAAGGATTCTCAGTCATTAGCCCGGCCGCTTCCATCTCGAAGCATAGCACATCGCCGATGTCACAGATGATCTCGTCTCTTTATTTGGTGCTTTTGATCACCAAGTCTCCGGAGGCGATTAATCCGTAGTGGATCTCAGAAGCTTCGCCGTCGCGAGGTGTTCTAGTGGTTCTTTGTTGTTCGTCACATTCCTCGCACGTGATGCTCAAGGGATTGTGAGGATAGTCCGCCTTAAACATCACATCCATGTCATTAGAAGGCCTCTCATATCTTGAAAGACGCTTTCCTTTCCGCAACATCGTATCCAAGaagtctttgatcttgtTATCGTTCACCAAATGATCAGACTCCATTTTCACCACAGCACTCCTGAGGAGGGACGGTGGAGCAGAGAGAAAGCCCTTCCGGATAAAACCGCTGTCTGTTgccttgccaagatcatATTGGACTACTCCTCCGTGCTGTGCATCAGGCATGCTTACTacaacatcgccaagtcGTATATCGTGCCTCTTGCTGGGAACTCCTCCGCCAATCCCTACAAAGAACCGCCAGATGATAGATGGGAAGGTACGGGTTAAATTTGTGGCTACAATTGCAGCTGCACCTTTTCCTTGATTTCCTGGAAGACATGCGAGAACTACCTTGTGGCCTTGCAGCTCGCCGAGAACGTAGATGTTCGAATCGCCGTCTTTATTGGGCAAGCTGGGATGTTCTCGGTCTAGCATATACCGGACTGCGCTCATCTCGAAGCCGAGAGCACTGACCACGGCGACGGTGTAGCTTTCATATGCTTTTTGGCCGTCCTGCATTGTGATGATTTGTTAAATTGGCAACTCTTCGAGAAGTAGAATTTGTCGAGAGACCAAACGTGATGTTTTATTAAAGCAAACCCTTTAGATCGTAGCAGTCGGGAAGATAGTTTCAAGCTGACCTAGCTTGCTTTATGCCAGGCCGGGAGTCTTGCGACGTTTTCCAACGCCAAGGTGCGGCTGACAATGGGGCTGCTTACTGCAGCTCTAGCGTAACACTCAAGGGATTTGAAAGATGCCTACTGGATAAAGAGCAGAAACCATGGTCGGTGTGGACCAATGCCAAGCGTTTGGTAAATCAGGCTGCTTACTATGCATTTTTGTTTCACCTATGAGAAACTCGATTTGTTGACCGCCGAATAGTACGCCTTGCTGACGTGTCCAAATGCGAAGATGTGACTGACTCGGGTACCAAACCGATGCCCACACACTTTACCCCGCTCGTCCTGTGTCGGCTTTGCATCTATTTTCGTGCTGCAAAGAACCCTCCTTCTAGGTTCAAAATTCCCAGACTGTCTTATTGATAGTAACGCCGGGGGGCAGCCGCTTCACAAACCATCTGACTGGTCCACAAACGGCGACGTCTATCTCAAGAAAAGCAGAGTGCTATAGTGACGCCTGTATCACGCCATGAAACGTGcggcaagctcatcaagccGCGGTGCTCGCTCGAAGTTCCGTGGACAGGGTGTTTCGCATTCTGGGTCTGGAGACTTCACTGTCGGCAGGGATTTAATCATCGGTCAGTATATTCACAGCCCACAACAAAGCTCCAGTCACCACTAACAGGCTGACTAGGAGGGAACAGCCATTACAGCCAGGATGACCGAGTTCTCGCGGAACTGAGGTCGACCGACCCAAGTGTCGACAAAGATCGCATTGAACGGACGAAAGGCGACTTACGGTCCGAGTCATACGGCTGGATTTTCCATAACGCGGAATTCCAGCAGTGGCGTGATGATGATCAGAACCGACTACTTTGGATCAGAGGCGATCCCGGGAAGGGAAAGACGATGCTGCTCTGCGGTGTTATCAACGAGCTCGAGAAACAGGTCACAGACTCCGCTCTGCTATCCTATTTCTTCTGCCAAGCGACCGATATACGATTGAACAACGCAACGGCTGTCGTCAAGGGCCTTATTTACCTCCTTCTCTATCAGAAGCGTTCACTCATCGCGAATGTACGGAAGAAGTTCGACCACGTAGGTGGACAGTTGTTTGAGGGCACCAACAGCTGGGATGAACTTTCCAGGATATTAATTGCcatcttggaagatgaaagCTTGCAGACTACGTTCCTCATTAtcgatgctcttgatgaaTGCGATACGAACCTCGACCAACTCCTCTACCTAATTGAAAAAGTCTCCTCATTACCCAGAGCGAAGATCATCGTATCTAGTCGCAACTGGCCGAAAATCAACAACGGGCTAGGTTCAACCATACACAAGGTTCAACTCAGCCTTGAATTGAACCAAGAAAAAGTCTCAGCTGCCGTCAACGAATGGATTCGGTATAAAGTGGGCTTACTTGCACAATCAAAATCGTACGACAAGGAAATGCAAGACACCGTTGAGGAGTACCTAGTGTCGAAGGCACATCATACTTTCCTCTGGGCATCTTTAGTCTGTCAGCAGCTGGGAAAGCCCGATGTCCTAAAAAGGCATACATACAAAACGTTATACTCATTTCCACCTGGCCTTGATTCTCTGTATGAAAGGATGCTCGACCAGATTGATCGCTCGGACGATGCTGGTCTTTGCAAGCAAATAATTAGACTCATGTCAGTCGCTTATCGACCTCTTGCCttggtggagatggtgtCCCTTGTGGAGCCCTTAGAAGAGTTTCAAGACGATATTGATTCTCTTGACGAGATAATTAAATTGTGTGGATCTCTACTGACCTTACAGGATGACGTTATTTACTTCATCCATCAATCAGCAAAGGACTTTTTGATAAAGACCGTACCTGACATTATCTATCCGAATGGCATAGAGTATGAACACagaaccatcttctcaagatcacTCCGATCAATGAAAAGCCTTCAACGCGACATATACAATCTCGACCAGGCGGGAATCCAGATCGATCAGGTTGAGCCACCAGATCCCGACCCACTAGCACCAGTCTGCTATTCTTGTATATACTGGATTGAACATTTTGTGAATAGCGTTCCCAAAGATTCCGGTGAGAGCGGCGTTCAGGATGCTGGGCAAGTCTACGATTTCCTTGAACAGCGCTTTCCCCACTGGCTTGAAGCACTTAGTTTGCTTAGGAATATCTCCGAAGGTATTATCCAAATGTCAAAACTAGCACGGCTTACGCAGGTAAGTCAGATCAGATATTTGTGTTATAATCATGGGAGACTAACAACACCCAGGGGTGGGACACTCAACCCAAGCTAGCGAAGCTGGCTCAAGACGGCTTACGATTTATTCGAGCTCACAGGACGTCTATCGAGACCAGTCCCCTTCAGACATACCATTCGGCTCTTATTTTTAGTCCAACGGATAGCATAGTCAGAAGACTATTTCGCTCAGAAGAACCATCCGTGGCAATGTACCCTGCAATGGATAGTGAGTGGAGTGCATGCCTACAGACGCTCGAAGGGCGTAGAGAGCCTGTCCTCTGCGTAGCCTTCTCCCCCGACGGTACACAATTAGCCTCAGGATCATTCGATGGTGTAGTCATGATATGGGATACGACGATGGGCCAGTCTCTACGCACTTTAGAAGGCCACGGTAGCTGCGTGAAATCAGTAGCCTTTTTGGGTAACTGCAACCAATTGGCATCCGCGTCACAGGACCGTACCATCAAACTCTGGGATACAGTGGCAGGGCGATGCACCCAAACCCTCTACGCTCATGGCAGCAACTTCTTATCAATCGCCTTTTCGGTAAAGACAGGGCTACTGATATCAGCGTCATTTGACGGTAGAATTATGGTCTGGGACGCAACTATGAAAACGTACCTCTATGACCTTGAGGGACACAGCCAATCCGTCCTGTCAGTAAAGTTCTCACCGAACGGTGTTTACTTAGCGTCGGCGTCGGAGGACGAAACCATCAAGGTATGGGATCCCGCGAAACGTCAATGCCTCAATACGCTGAGAGGCCACGATGGGTCCGTCAATTCGATAGAATTCTCAGGTGATGGTTTGCAATTAGTTTCAGGATCAGGTGATGGAACTATTAAGGTCTGGAAACTAGAAACTGGCCAGTGTCTTCGAACATTGCATAACCACGGTAGTGTTGTTGAGTCAGTAGCCTTTACTCTTAATAGCATGCGGATAGCCTCGACTGGACGGGATACggatgatatcaaagtctGGGATACTGCAACAGGCCAGTACCTCTGGAAGCACGAGGGCCATATCAAAGGCACCGCCACACTCACCTCAAATTACGGCGAACAACTTGCTTTAGGATCATACAACTGCACCGTCAAACTATTGGACGCAGAGATCACCCCTTCAAAAATGCACCATTCCCCCGAATCCCACCAGTCAAAGAGAGCTCAAACCCGGGACAGATCAGTATTTCAAGTTGTAcgcttgaccttctcaaaagACGGTACATTTCTGGCATCAATGACACTTGAGTATAAGATCAAAATCTGGAACGTGGCGACGCGTCAGTGTCTCACCACCAATTATGATCTTTCTAAGAAGTTCCTTCTATCACTGTCCTCGAACAGCCCGTTTCCCGATATAGATGAGATCTCCCTTAACCTAGAAGGACTATGCCAACCTGGAAACCCGATTTCAGTatcatcaccgccaccaGCGTCACAAGGGACAACTCACATAGAAACTCCTAGATTTCCATCATATGCAGTCAGGGATGGTAAGTGGGTTACGAGAAATACCCATGATGTGCTACTACTACCATGGGATTACAAGGCAACGGCATGGGCTGTCCATCAGTCGACAGTGGCTATTGGCTGTAATTCCGGCCAGGTACTGTTCTTCCAGTTCAGGACAGAATAGACTATTGGGTGTATTTTATTTCTTAATTAAAAGCTTTTACTTCTGTAAAGTGCCCAAGCCACTCCCTCGTAGAACCGAGCCAGGTACTTTTCGCGGTGATAGCCGAGcgccgagatgaagaagttaTTCAGAGCGATCCCTTCGACCGGGGACGGAGATGGAGCAGGGGCTGAGGACCTGCCATGACCCCGCGGTCTAACGATGGTCTCATTCGGATGATGGAAGTGTTTGTTCCCTGCTAGGCGATGCTAAGCTGATGTAGCCTGCCTTTGACTAACCTATCTGTGtctgtacggagtattcGGTGGCAGGTTGAACGGAGTTTGCGGACGAATAGTGGGATACAGACTAGCAGGCGGTGGAGACAGAGAAGGCGGAGACGGAggcggtggcggtggtggtagaggaggagaagggcTATCGCCGCCCGGTCCACCATCACCCCAACGTCGAATGGATGGCCTTGCACAATGTCCAACAGGCGGTGTATCTGGCCTCAAACCAGGAGGGTCGCTCCTCAACTCCACCGGGCTTTCACCTTCAGGCACACAGAACTGTCCATCCCACTCTGGCTTCAGCCAATTGATAGTATACGCTGGCCACCTCCAGACCGTTATACGTTTCATAGTATGATTTTCATATGTATCTGTCTTCACCAGAATATCCTTTTTTGGGAGCTTGTTCTTTACGAGGTTATTCAGATGCAGATTTACTTGGGCAAGGACGACATTCTGGTATTGTCGCGGCTTTGCTTAAAGGTTAAGTCTATCGATCAATTCGTCTGAGCCAGTTTCAGTCATGCGCTTGGTCAACATTTGCCATCGTGCGGCGTAAGCCCAGAGGACCTTTGTGTCCTCTGGTGACCATGGCACCTTTCTGCACGCGCCAGTACgaagatcttcaagactgATTAGGCTCAGGCAGCTAATAAGACTCCATTCACGCTTCAATACTGACACCTCGAAAGTACTGGGTATATCAGAATGACATTCACATTTCAAATCTGTGGGTAAGAGGGACTTACACGGTCGTTGTCATAGGCAGACATTATAGTTGATGGGTAAGGTGTAGTTTAAACTGGAGTTCGTAGTCTAAACCAGGGTTTATAGTCTCAACTCGGGCAGGTTAAGTTAAGAGTAGGCCAGCAACATAATTAGGGTGGAAATATAGCCCAGGCGAAGAATGGCttagaagaagatggatTACCGATTGGCTAAAACTATCTACATGTCATTCAAATACAATGTTTCTTTAATAGACGCAGCCAGCACATCTCACTGCCGTGATCATGTTTCTCCTTCATTGTCCTGGGCCCAGTCACGGGGGCAGTTTGCACCAAACACAGAGCAATGACCGCTGTAGTAAACTCCGTTCTCTAGCGCTCATTCGCTGCTGTATTAATTTGAAAGCCCCCGCCCGCTGGAAACATAGCTGCGTTGCTCTCGGCAGTGTCCTGTTGAAAGGTAGCCATTTATCATGAAGGCCCAAAGACGCGCAACGATGTGCGAGATGTCGACTTGACGCGTTGTGTTTCTTCCACTCTTTACATCAAAAGCCTTCGACATACATAGAGTAGTGAGCTGACAAGATCAATCTGTTATAGAATCTATCTATATGTATATCCTATATGCACCCTTGGTTGTCAAttcctcagcatcatatAACTATATCTATTTGTTCAAGGCGTTTTCTGTCGTGCAAGCACCCGACTTGACGCTCGACATTTGCGTCGCTGTTCCTGGTCCAGGAGATACTTCATATTTCTCTCTGCTCCACCGAGCTCATCCTAGTGAGCTCGGTGGCGCAATCCCACAGTACAAAATCATCCAGGGTAGCACTACGTTTCCAAGGGTGCATCATATTTTTATGGTAAGTTGTCCACTGCCAATCAACTGCAAAGCAATACTGAGCCTTCAAGTCCAATAAATCTACGTCTGAAGAGCGCAAACTCCCTCTGGCAATGGTGGCATTCAAGCAGCCTAATAGGTCATTTGCCACCGAGGACCTACGATTCGTAGAATTTAGTGATACTACTGCCAAACTCTCGGATAAATGGCACATGGCTACGAACCCACAAAGAATTCTTGATGTAGAGTTGGGAACAACCTTTACTGGAGACGGTGCCTTCATCTTGTATGAAGATGCCGATGGCGGTACAAGACTTCAATGGAAGTACTTTTCCGGGAAAAGTACTATGGTGGTTGAACCTCATTGCCCTGCAGGTATGTtatctcctctctctcaatTCTTAGTTGAAGTTGACTGATCTCACCAGGGGCGACTTGCATCGCTTCATATATTGATCCCGATCCTAAAATGAAAGGACAGAGTATCCTACTTATCGGTGGCCAGAATGTTACTGCCTTCAAACCGAAGGAATTTTGTTCTCGCACGGGAAGGGGAAGATCTATTACCACTGGTGACTTGGTCAAATCcatcaagcatcaaggatCTTCACGTTTCACAGGCTGGAGACACACTCAGACTCTGGTACACGAccgatgcagatgcagtgcATTACTACACAGCAACGACCAGCAAGCTCGATCATGGCAAGGTAGTTCCGCTTCTTCCTGAGGGCCAAGGCGGACAGATATCAAGTATGCTGTCAATCAAGTCGGCAGACAAGCAAAAGGCAACACTGGTCAGCAGCCTGATATCCGTGGACGAAAACGGCCACCTTAtgcttctccaacaagacTCGACATCTCGGACATGGCAAAAATATCCCTTCTGGCAGCCGTCCACTGAGAacgtcatcaagctcaagggatATATGCTTCGCATGCAAGCAGTGCCTAGCAACGACGACGAGGCTTCACTTATTCCCGGATGCTGGCTGAAAGTTAGTGCCTCTGGTGTTGTCAGGTGCATTGTCAACGGCAAGCATGTCTCTGTTTCGCCAGATCCACGGTGGCTTCAAACCGACGCCAAGGGCGTTCTCAACATTGTTTTTCAGAACGACGATGCAACATGTCACGAATTTGGTGCTGAAGCCTTGCGCGCCGCCAAGAAAGGTCCTAAGGATATATCGATCACGGATGGCATTTTGGATCCATCCAAGAAGCTGATTAAGAAGCTAGACCATGTCAAGtcagctgatgatgttgccaatCTCAGGAAGCCGGATGGAACTCGGCTAGTGAGTAGTAatgcttctcatgatgacttGAAAGCTGCCGCGGATTCTATGTCGATGTTGGTCGAACAAGCATACAAATACCACGGAGAGCAGGCACTATCGTTGAGAAAAGTGCCTTACACATCTGAGTTGAACATTTTCGAAGACTTTGTTGATGACCTAGTGGGTGCTTGGAACTGGGCCgaggagaagttcaaggacgTTGTGGAATGGGGCTGCAACTTGATAGGTAAGCCTCACTCACCTCAACTCTTACTAAAATGTCCGACACCTACTGACGAATATGTATGACTCTAgaggatgctgctggaaaGGTCTGGGCCTTTATGGTCAAGATCGGAGAAACAGTTTACAACTTTGCTCTCAGGACCGTCACTGCCAttgccaaggccatcacctgggtcttgaagaagcttgaggtttTGCTTGAGGACATCATTGCCTTTTTCGGCCACTGGTTCGGATGGGACGACATTTTGGACACATCTGATAGCATCGCTACTGGCTTCAATGTCGCCCTCGATTACGGACAAGACCTGCTCAACAGCTCGGAGTTCACTGTTGACTCGTGGCTGGAGAACCTCCGCAAGCTCATTAAGTCTCAGCTACCTGGCTTACAGAACAACAACTACAGTGGTAGTCAACAGGTGGCCAGAGGATTACACGAGGAAAATAGCAACCTTTCAGCCGAAGGTCAAAGTGCAGACGACGCTATAAAATCCGGTGTTGCGTATAACTGGTCCACTTACTACTTTACCTACGGCGGAGGCACCACCAACACTGTCTTaaatgatgatggcaaaTCTTACTCGACCGAAAAAGCGATCGTTGCGCTATGGGATGGTGTCCAAAGCGAgatcgacaacatcgtcgGGACGATAAGCAAGTTGGCTAAAGACTTattcgacttcttcaagtcgGGCCCTGGCCACTGGGATATCAAAAGCTTCATGGGACACATCACTGCTGACCTTGTGGACGGCATGATTGActctctcaagatccttgcaGACATTTTGTTCAAGGCGTTTTCACTCGGAATcagtcttgtcaaagatgtgGCCAACCAGACGATTGAGATTCCGGTGCTTGGATGGCTATGGAAGATGCTAACGCACGGTCGCTCGCTTTCCCTCTTGGAGCTATGCTCTCTTCTAATTGCGATTCCTACCAAAGTTCtctacaaggccaagacgggCCACGCCCCACCGAAGCTTAAGGGACGTCTAACGAAAGACTCCTTCCGTAGATATCTCTCAGGAACTGCCGACAGTGCACTGGCCAGGGAAAAATTATCAACTGCCGACAGTActctcttcaaagacatcgcCAATGTTAGCCTGGCGGTGACCGCAAATTTGGAATTTATCTACAATGAATTTGACACTCTGGTCCTATTGGCAGATGGCGCCTTTGAAGGGAGTGGTCTTGAGATTATTCCCACTGGACCTATCAAAACTCTCATGACAGTGATTAACGCAGCAGAACTTATCTTCGAGGGAATTGACGCCTTCGCGAGTTTCCCTGCTGGTCTTTTACCCGGGTCGTCCATGGTCCAGGTGGACAATGCCACCGTTGGGAAAGTTGCAAAGTACTCCGTGAGTTAGAACCTCCAGCTgcacagagaagaagatctaaCCAAATGTAGGCATTCGGTCTCCAAGGCGTCAAGTTCGCAGCCGGTATAGTCGTCAAGATCGTTG
Proteins encoded in this region:
- a CDS encoding hypothetical protein (At least one base has a quality score < 10) encodes the protein MLLPSNRRNFVLAREGEDLLPLVTWSNPSSIKDLHVSQAGDTLRLWYTTDADAVHYYTATTSKLDHGKVVPLLPEGQGGQISSMLSIKSADKQKATLVSSLISVDENGHLMLLQQDSTSRTWQKYPFWQPSTENVIKLKGYMLRMQAVPSNDDEASLIPGCWLKVSASGVVRCIVNGKHVSVSPDPRWLQTDAKGVLNIVFQNDDATCHEFGAEALRAAKKGPKDISITDGILDPSKKLIKKLDHVKSADDVANLRKPDGTRLVSSNASHDDLKAAADSMSMLVEQAYKYHGEQALSLRKVPYTSELNIFEDFVDDLVGAWNWAEEKFKDVVEWGCNLIEDAAGKVWAFMVKIGETVYNFALRTVTAIAKAITWVLKKLEVLLEDIIAFFGHWFGWDDILDTSDSIATGFNVALDYGQDLLNSSEFTVDSWLENLRKLIKSQLPGLQNNNYSGSQQVARGLHEENSNLSAEGQSADDAIKSGVAYNWSTYYFTYGGGTTNTVLNDDGKSYSTEKAIVALWDGVQSEIDNIVGTISKLAKDLFDFFKSGPGHWDIKSFMGHITADLVDGMIDSLKILADILFKAFSLGISLVKDVANQTIEIPVLGWLWKMLTHGRSLSLLELCSLLIAIPTKVLYKAKTGHAPPKLKGRLTKDSFRRYLSGTADSALAREKLSTADSTLFKDIANVSLAVTANLEFIYNEFDTLVLLADGAFEGSGLEIIPTGPIKTLMTVINAAELIFEGIDAFASFPAGLLPGSSMVQVDNATVGKVAKYSAFGLQGVKFAAGIVVKIVGKVKSLDQMVIKRWKGGITAVISVPMLCVALTADINDSVEGRKKTVIIVDHFFEHFLKFGKQWGYAVACWNNEVENELLYIALVVKVLCGDGIYGFKITDFVVDHA